GCTGAGGAGGGTGACCAAGGTCTTTCCTTTGGTTTCATCCATCCCGACACtgctggtgtcacctgcaggtcACCATGAGTGACCTGGCCATCCCCAAGCCCTTCAGTGTCACCCATTCTGATGTCActgtcccctggtgtcacctgcaggtcACCACGATTGACCTGGCCATCCCCAAGCCCTTCAGTGTCACCCATTCTGATGTCACTGTCccttggtgtcacctgcaggtcACCATGATGGTGCTGGCCATCCCCAAGCCCTTCAGTGTCACCCATTCTGATGTCACTGTCccttggtgtcacctgcaggtcACCATGATGGTGCTGGCCATCCCCAAGCCCTTCAGTGTCACCCATTCTGATGCCACTGTCCCTTGGTGTCACCCCACAGGTCACCATGATGGTGCTGGCCAGGGACCTGGGCATCCCCAAGCCCTTCAGTGTCACCCATTCTGATGCCACTGTCccttggtgtcacctgcaggtcACCACGATTGACCTGGGCATCCCCAAGCCCTTCAGTGTCACCCATTCTGATGCCActgtcccctggtgtcacctgcaggtcACCATGATGGTGCTGGCCATCCCCAAGCCCTTCAGTGTCACCCATTCTGAtgctgctgtcccctggtgtcacctgcaggtcACCACGATTGACCTGGCCATCCCCAAGCCCTTCAGTGTCACCCATTCTGATGCCactgtccctggtgtcacctgcaggtcACCATGAGCGACCTGGGCATCCCCAAGTCCTTCAGTGTCACCCATTCTGACGTCACTGTCCCTTGGTGTCACCCCACAGGTCACCATGATGGTGCTGGCCAGGGACCTGGGCATCCCCAAGCCGTTTGGGCCGGTGGCGGGCGGCGAGTGCTGCCTGGAGCGGCGGATCCGGGCGCTGCTGGAGCCGCTGGGGCTGCGCTGCCGCTTCCTGGAGGACGTGGCCTCCTACCACGGCAGCCTGGGCGAGGTGCGCTGCGGCACCAGCGTCCAGCGCCGGCCCTTCGCCTTCAAGTGGTGGCACTTCACGCCGTAGCCaggcctcctcttcctcctcctcttcctcctcttcctcctcctcttcctcctcttcctcctcctcttccccctctttcccctcctcttcctcctcctcttcctcctcctcttcctcctcttcctcctcctcttcctcctcttcctcctcctcttcctcctcctcctccctccatgTTTGCCCCCAGCGTGTGTTGCGTGCGATTtgcttaataaataaatttgctgTGAGGAAAATTTGCGGGGATTTAAATAATTGTGGGGAGTAactgggaggggaagggaggggaagggctCAGGGAGGTGAGGAGGGGTGGAGGTGTTGCCAAAATCCTCTGAAATTGTCTCTAATGCTGTTTTTGTAGTGTTGGTGAGTCAGGCACCACTTTATCCTCAGCCTTTTGTGTGTGGCTGACAGAGCTCCAGCCTCCACATCaatacaaaatgttttcatttgttcaCACATTTTTAACAAGGAAGGTACTGGCCGTGGGTTCTAATAATTCTTTTCATTGATTAGCATTCTGTCCACTATTGGTTATTGTTTTTTCACTCTTCATACCATGCCGGGCCACATTCTTTAggttttttattatctttttctcatctttttcaATTAGGAATCCCCAGTTTTCCAGGCCTCAATCTCCTCTGTATCTTCTGTCTTTAAAGAGCCACAGATTTAGGATCCCACATGTCCAATCTTCAAATCCCTTTGGCTTTATCGAAGTTTGTCAGGGTTAGCTTTAACAAACGCAAGGTTTCAGGCCCTGATTCAGTGATTTAATAATCAAAATAGAAGAGTCCGTGAAGAAGTTTTAACTTGTGCTGGCTAAAAGTGGGCACTGCTTACAAATAATTACGACAGCTCATTAAAAACTAGTTAGGAAAGTTATATCATTTCCAAGAGAGGAGCATTTGttttggcaggggctgcccagggaggtttggagtccccatccctggagggaagggctggatgtggctctggggacaaggtggggatcagtcaCAGCTTGGATTTGATCCTGGAGAGACCTTGGAGAGCTTTTAATCTGGTGGGAAaagctctcttttctgaagcGAGAATCTGGATTCTTCGCTCCCCAGCGCCCACCATTTGCCCCGCTGGCACCAGAGCAGGTCCCCTTGGAGGAGGCGGGTGGCACCACAGCTACCTCCACGCAAAATAACGACGCTGATCATTAATGGAGATAAAACAAGCggattttaataaagaaataggGCGGTTTAAGCATCGTGCTGTGTCCCACAGCCACACCCAACATGGCGCCCCCACTGAGGGCGCCGCCACACTCAAAATGGCGGGCGGCCCCTTCCCCTCAGCGCCCAacatggcggcggcgggggcgctTCCGGGGCGGCTGGAAGTGCGCAGtgccaagatggcggcggccgCGGTCGGAGTCTCCTTGAGGCGCGGAGTCCCCGCACGGCTCctgcgggccgggccgcgggCGGTGAGACACCGGGGAGCGGGGAATGGAGGGAGGGGAGGTGCGGGAGAGGCGGCCggggggggctggaggggtgggagggaaaggggagtGGGGGGGGGATCGGAGTGTGGGGTGGGGAAGAGGATGAGGGAATcggggatggatggagggaagtgggggctgtgggatggggaaggggctgtgagggaatttgggatggatgaaggaaaatgggggctgtgggaattggggatggatggagggaaaTGGGGGCTGTGTGATGGGGAAGGAGGTGtgtgggaattgggaatggatGGCTGTTTTTCCCTGAATTCAGGGAGatctgaggctgtttttccctgAATTCAGGGAGatctgaggctgtttttccctgtATCCAGGAGGGATCTGatgctgtttttccctggatccAGGATGGGATCTGAGGCTGTTTTTTCCTGGATCCAGGATGAGatctgaggctgtttttccctggatccaggagggatctgaggctgtttttccctggatccaggagggatctgaggctgtttttccctgAATTCAGGGAGatctgaggctgtttttccctggatccaggatgggatctgaggctgtttttccctggatccaggagggatctgaggctgtttttccctggatccaggagggatctgaggctgtttttccctggatccAGGAGGGGatctgaggctgtttttccctggatccaggagggatctgaggctgtttttccctggatccAGATGGGatctgaggctgtttttccctggatccaggagggatctgaggctgtttttccctggatccaggatgggatctgaggctgtttttccctggatccaggatgggatctgaggctgtttttccctggatccAGATGGGatctgaggctgtttttccctggatccATGAGGGATCTGAGGCTGTTTTTTCCTGGATCCAGGATGAGatctgaggctgtttttccctggatccAGATGGGatctgaggctgtttttccctggatccaggagggatctgaggctgtttttccctggatccaggatgggatctgaggctgttttcccctggatccaggagggatctgaggctgtttttccctggatccATGATGGGatctgaggctgtttttccctggatccaggagggatctgaggctgtttttccctggatccaggagggatctgaggctgtttttccctggatccAGGAGGGGatctgaggctgtttttccctggatccaggatggatctgaggctgtttttccctggatccaggagggatctgaggctgtttttccctggatccAGGAGGGGatctgaggctgtttttccctggatccAGGATGAGatctgaggctgtttttccctggatccaggatgggatctgaggctgtttttccctggatccaggatgggatctgaggctgtttttccctggatccaggagggatctgaggctgtttttccctggatccaggagggatctgaggctgtttttccctgAATTCAGGGAGatctgaggctgtttttccctggatccaggagggatctgaggctgtttttccctggatccaggagggatctgaggctgtttttccctggatccAGATGGGatctgaggctgtttttccctggatccaggatgggatctgaggctgtttttccctggatccaggagggatctgaggctgtttttccctggatccATGATGGGatctgaggctgtttttccctggatccaggagggatctgaggctgtttttccctggatccAGGAGGGGatctgaggctgtttttccctggatccAGGATGAGatctgaggctgtttttccctggatccaggatgggatctgaggctgtttttccctggatccaggatgggatctgaggctgtttttccctggatccaggagggatctgaggctgtttttccctggatccaggagggatctgaggctgtttttccctgAATTCAGGGAGatctgaggctgtttttccctggatccaggagggatctgaggctgtttttccctggatccaggagggatctgaggctgtttttccctggatccAGATGGGatctgaggctgtttttccctggatccaggatgggatctgaggctgtttttccctggatccaggagggatctgaggctgtttttccctggatccATGATGGGatctgaggctgtttttccctggatccaggagggatctgaggctgtttttccctggatccaggatgggatctgaggctgtttttccctggatccaggagggatctgaggctgtttttccctggatccATGATGGGatctgaggctgtttttccctggatccaggagggatctgaggctgtttttccctggatccATGATGGGatctgaggctgtttttccctggatccATGATGGGATCTGAGGCTGTTTTCCCCTGGATCCAGGATGAGatctgaggctgtttttccctggatccaggagggatctgaggctgtttttccctggatccAGGTGCTCCGTGAGGCGCAgacggcggcggcagcgccgcgGCTGAAGAAATTCGCCATCTACAGATGGGACCCCGACAAGCCTGGGGACAAACCCCGCATGCAGACCTACGAGGTGGACCTGAACAAGTGGGTGTCCCTCGGGAATGGGGCCCAGgagcaatcccagctccagggaatgGCCGGGAAGGGGCTGCTCCCCTCTGGCACTGAGCAGCCACCGTGGCTGTTATcccaggaaaaagcagaaaaagcaggtCACCagtccaccccaaaccattcccaggaGTTCCTCCAGAgggatccatcccaaatccttccttcccAAGAGCTCCTCCAGAGGGATCCATCCCCAGGAGCTCCTCCAGAGGGATCCATCCCCAGGAGCTCCTCCAGAGGGATCCATCCCCAGGAGCTCCTCCAGAGGGatccatcccaaacccttccTTCCCAGGAGTTCCTCCAGAGGGATCCATCCCAAACCTTTTCCAGGAGCTCCTCCAGAGggatccatcccaaaccattcccaggaGCTTCTACAGAGggatccaccccaaaccattcccaggaGTTCCTCCAGAGggatccaccccaaaccattcccaggaGTTCCTCCAGAGGGATCCATCCCCAGGAGCTCCTCCAGAGGGATCCATCCCCAGGAGCTCCTCCAGAGGGATCCACCCCAAACCTTTTCCAGGAGCTCCTCCAGAGggatccatcccaaaccattcccaggaGCTCCTCCAGAGGGATCCATCCCAAACCTTTCCCAGGAGCTCCTCCAGAGGGATCCATCCCAAACCTTTCCCAGGAGCTCCTCCAGAGGGATCCATCCCCAGGAGCTCCTCCAGAGGgatccatcccagagctcccaccCTGCCCGAAGCccgcaggagcagcagctccggTTTTGGGGTGGCTTTGTCCCAGTGAATAATCCCTGGGTGGTGCCCTGGGTGTAAAGGGACAGGAGttgtccccaagtgtccctgtGACTCACGGGGACACACAAGGCTGGCCCCAGAGGGGATCCCTGCGGGTGACTGGGGATTTGTGCCGCAGGTGTGGGCCCATGGTGCTCGATGCCCTGATCAAGATCAAGAACGAGGTGGACTCCACGCTGACCTTCCGCAGGTCCTGCAGGGAGGGTAAGGACAgggaattcccacctggaatccCCCAGggagctcagagccccctcccctcccagccccagtgcAGCCAGGAGCGAGGCTGGAGCCGGGGTGTGATgacacagctctgagctccaggaattcctcccacagctcccagttgTCCCAGTTCCCTTCCCAGCTCATCTGCCGCCTCCCAGTGCGTGGGGAGATCCAGGGGGAGATTCCAGGCTGagagagggcagggctggaatggGAGCTGGAATGGGTGCTGCTCTGGAAATCAGACTGGCTGGAACTGGGAGAGCGCTCAGGATttccaggaacagctccaggaatcTCCTCCTTTGGGCTGAGGGCAGGGGTGGATTGAGGGAAAGGGCAGCGCTGGTTTGGGGTTGTGGCTGCTCCCaggcttttcctgggaaaaccTCCTGATTCACGGGTCACACCgggctgctgagctggcagagcgcattcctggctggaatggCTCTGGactggggctgtgggagcattcctggctggaatggCTCTGGATTGGGGCTGTGGGAGcattcctggctggaatggCTCTGGATTGGGGCTGTGGGAGcattcctggctggaatggCTCTGGATTGGGGCTGTGGGAGcattcctggctggaatggCTCTGGATTGGGGCTGTGGGAGcattcctggctggaatggCTCTGGAATAACAAggtggggctgcaggcaggggcagTCTCGGGGCaggtgctgcctgcagctgttCTGTCTGGCATGGGAATGGAGAGCAGCGCTCCCGAGGCAGCTTTTCCTCTGGAAtctgcacagcagggcaggaattCCACACAAAGTGGGGCTCCCAGGCAGCCAAAACTCTTCCCAGTTCACTGGAATTCACTGCCCTGAATATTTTCCCAGGACCAGACAGATTTTCAGGCCGGGCTGGTTCCCTCCTGCCCTTTCCACGGCACATTCCTGCTGCAGGCGCGTGGTCCCGGCTCTGCAGCCATTCCCAGCTGGCTGGAAAATACCTGGGAGCctttctgtggggctggggccaCCTCCAGAGGTGATGGAGTGACAATTCCATCCCTCTGTGCGCCTGCTGTTGTGTCCCCActgcctctcctctcccctttgGGCGGTGAGGATCCCAGCCATTCCCCTCTGGAATTgggaatgggttttttttttgggatgctGGAAGAATCAAGTGGTGTTTCCCCagtgctgttgtttttttttggagggggacaggagggagaatcccaccctctgctctgcttttcctccccctccctcagGGATCTGCGGCTCCTGCGCCATGAACATCGCCGGGGGCAACACCCTGGCCTGCATCAAGAAAATCGACAGTGACCTCAACAAAGTCACCAAAATCTACCCCCTGCCCCACATGTACGTGGTGAAGGACCTGGTGCCGGTGagtgcagcccctggcagctgccagcagggccagggcgtgttggagtctgagatacagagtgtgtgcccttggttttaatacttagttctaggattcaaagaaaacactgaatttcatatgacATCAAATTCACGAgcgtgttttcatggtgatacatgagaacaaatgctaaagttaggtaggaaaagtgtaagtgtgtagattagaaagttccttaaatcactgagtgaaaaagtagtttagagaacaggagacaagatggaggatttagggtgtttgttggagtctgagatacagagtgtgtgcccttgtttttaatatttagttctaggattcgaagaaacactgaatttaatataatatgaaattcatgtgcatgttttcatggtgatacatgaaaacaaatgttaaagttagataggaaaagtgtgtgtagattagaaagtttcttaaatcactgggtgaaaaagtagtttagggaacaggagacaagatggaggatttagggtgttgtctcttgaccttcctctttcttcttcatcttcttctcctgggggtttttgggtggtttgaagtgattgggtaaaaaatgccacagtgcagcgcacaggtgttgggtcattgggtcactaagaaaaataatttagctggcatctgttaattgggtaaatggacataaaaaagaccttgaagaggatctttgtgggccattttaccccttttctatcatagtgcacacagctccttgtaatgctgataagaaaagaataaacaactgagactgAACAAGAGGAAACTTCCTCCCTCTggtcaatcttcagttcaaagggaaaaagaacccaaatccaaaagtccttaaGGAGACAAGGGTGTCCCTTGGGTGGGTCCCCGTGACTAAAGGTGGCCCGGAATGTGGCAGGTCCGGGCAGGGAACGTCACCTCCCGGCCGGGTGTaaatttggggtggtttgggtgggatgttgggaagaggggtggggctggaaggaggggtttggggtgttgcTGGTTCTCCTCAGATCCCTCTTTTCCTGCCCCAGGACCTGAGTAACTTCTACGCCCAGTACAAGTCCATCGAGCCCTACCTGAAGAAGAAGGACGAGTCCAAGGAGGGCAAGGAGCAGTACCTGCAGTCCATCGAGGACCGCCAGAAACTGGTCAATTCCTGGGTGAAACCCTCCCCGAGCAGCCCTGAGccctcagccccttcccattcccattcccagacctGATCCCAGAGTCTGGGGCAGGATCCCAGAGTCTGGGACAGGATCACCTTCCCATTCCCAGACCTGATCCTGGAGTGTGGGACAGGATCCCAGAGTCTGGGACAGGatcacattcccattcccagacctGATCCTGGAGTGTGGGACAGGATCCCAGAGTCTGGGACAGGATcactttcccattcccagacctGATCCTGGAGTGTGGGACAGGATCCCAGAGTCTGGGACAGGATcactttcccattcccattcccagaccCAATCCCAGAGTTTGGGACAGGATCCCAGAGtgctgtcctggcagggatgggctgggagcaAGGCAGGGATTCAGGagatcccagggcagggattcagGAGATCCCAAAGCAGGGATTCAGGagatcccagggcagggattcaggagatcccagggcagggatggaggagatgccagggcagggattcaggagatcccagggcagggattcaggagatcccagggcagggattcaggagagatcccagggcagggattcaggagagatcccagggcagggattcagGAGATCCCAAGGCAGGGATTCAGGAGagatcccagggcagggattcagGAGATCCCAAGGCAGGGATTCAGGAGATCTCAGGGCAGGGATTCAGGAGATCCCGGGGCAGGGATTCAGGagatcccagggcagggattcaggagatcccagggcagggattcagGAGATCCCGGGGCAGGGATTCAGGAGagatcccagggcagggattcaggagagatcc
The Poecile atricapillus isolate bPoeAtr1 chromosome 22, bPoeAtr1.hap1, whole genome shotgun sequence genome window above contains:
- the SDHB gene encoding succinate dehydrogenase [ubiquinone] iron-sulfur subunit, mitochondrial translates to MAAAGALPGRLEVRSAKMAAAAVGVSLRRGVPARLLRAGPRAVLREAQTAAAAPRLKKFAIYRWDPDKPGDKPRMQTYEVDLNKCGPMVLDALIKIKNEVDSTLTFRRSCREGICGSCAMNIAGGNTLACIKKIDSDLNKVTKIYPLPHMYVVKDLVPDLSNFYAQYKSIEPYLKKKDESKEGKEQYLQSIEDRQKLDGLYECILCACCSTSCPSYWWNGDKYLGPAVLMQAYRWMIDSRDDFTEERLAQLQDPFSLYRCHTIMNCTRTCPKGLNPGKAIAEIKKMMATYKQKAAAA